Proteins encoded together in one Prochlorococcus marinus str. MIT 9211 window:
- the rplO gene encoding 50S ribosomal protein L15: MTIKLDSLKPNKGSRRRKLRKGRGIAAGQGASCGFGMRGQKSRSGRPTRPGFEGGQMPLYRRVPKLKHFPLVNPKSYSIVNVASLNQLKDGSKVNLDVLVKEGILTSPKYPLKVLGNGNLKVKLNVQAAAFTMSAKSKIEGAGGTCETFDYKKFD; this comes from the coding sequence ATGACTATTAAACTTGACTCTCTAAAACCAAATAAAGGTTCCAGGCGTAGAAAATTACGTAAAGGTCGTGGGATTGCTGCTGGACAGGGTGCAAGCTGTGGCTTTGGTATGCGAGGGCAGAAGTCCCGCTCAGGGAGACCAACTCGCCCTGGATTTGAAGGTGGACAGATGCCTTTATATAGACGAGTACCAAAATTAAAGCATTTCCCTTTAGTTAATCCAAAGAGCTATAGCATCGTTAATGTTGCATCCTTAAATCAATTAAAGGATGGGAGCAAAGTGAATTTGGATGTTCTAGTAAAAGAAGGCATTCTAACTAGCCCAAAATATCCTTTGAAGGTTTTAGGCAATGGAAATCTCAAAGTAAAGCTTAACGTTCAAGCTGCCGCATTCACTATGTCTGCGAAAAGTAAAATAGAAGGGGCAGGGGGCACCTGTGAAACCTTTGATTACAAGAAGTTTGATTAG
- the rpsE gene encoding 30S ribosomal protein S5 codes for MSDTPNKNQTKETSSAVPAAAEGQQQQQRKGGGNRGEKRNRRSGRNQERDSEWQERVVQIRRVSKTVKGGKKMSFRAIVVVGNEKGQVGVGVGKAGDVIGAVRKGVADGKKNLVKVPLTRNSSIPTLSNGRDGAASVLIRPAAPGTGVIAGGSIRTVLELAGIKNVLAKRLGSKTPLNNARAAMVALAELRTHKGTAKERGISLEQIYS; via the coding sequence ATGTCCGACACTCCAAACAAAAACCAAACTAAAGAAACCTCTTCGGCAGTACCTGCGGCCGCTGAAGGACAGCAACAGCAACAGCGAAAAGGTGGCGGTAATCGCGGCGAAAAAAGAAATAGACGCTCAGGAAGAAATCAAGAACGAGACTCAGAATGGCAAGAGAGAGTAGTCCAGATTCGCAGGGTCTCTAAAACAGTGAAAGGAGGTAAGAAAATGAGTTTTAGAGCGATTGTTGTTGTTGGTAATGAGAAAGGTCAAGTAGGTGTGGGTGTAGGTAAAGCAGGAGATGTGATAGGCGCTGTAAGGAAAGGAGTGGCTGATGGTAAAAAAAATCTCGTCAAGGTTCCTTTGACAAGAAATAGTTCTATTCCGACTCTTTCTAATGGAAGAGATGGTGCAGCTAGTGTTTTAATTCGTCCTGCTGCCCCTGGTACTGGTGTAATTGCTGGAGGCTCTATTCGTACTGTTTTAGAGTTGGCTGGTATTAAAAATGTTCTTGCTAAAAGATTGGGTAGTAAAACACCATTAAATAATGCAAGGGCAGCAATGGTTGCTTTGGCAGAACTTAGGACTCATAAAGGCACAGCCAAAGAGAGAGGCATTTCTCTTGAGCAAATTTATTCTTAA